In Gossypium arboreum isolate Shixiya-1 chromosome 5, ASM2569848v2, whole genome shotgun sequence, a single genomic region encodes these proteins:
- the LOC108450748 gene encoding uncharacterized protein LOC108450748 isoform X2, with product MGDNTQLRSDEEQPPPAQIPLLSSNLQNDAVGALHQRQQEIRTSNRLDDSLEYLERFLTCLGFNQSSLLSFSLSWAAFTVVGVLVPVLALELSDCDGCEMYQIKNFEVGIVASQACLAAVSLFCISFNLRKYGIRRFLFVDRYGGQMVRFTDLYVKQIAASMRLLIWWLLPCFILKTVREVIRILYVQHDSRWISVAISVPLTLSWTYVSTISLSASILFHLLCNLQFIHFDDYAKLLERESDVMVFIEEHIRLRYHLSKISHRFRIFLLLQFLVVTVSQVVTLFQTTVYSGMINLSNGGDFAISAIVQVVGIILCLHAATRISHRAQGIASFACRWHALATCTSTDACLRHSNSLGSMEPLSQSNLLDITFSESDLDSMDYITMPTTTQLASYMSSYHRRQAFMMYLQANPGGITIFGWTVDRGLINTIFFLELTLIYRPIDCS from the exons atGGGTGATAATACTCAGTTACGATCAGATGAAGAGCAACCGCCTCCCGCGCAAATCCCTTTGCTCAGTTCAAACCTTCAAAACGACGCCGTTGGAGCCCTCCACCAGCGGCAGCAAGAGATCCGAACGAGTAACCGTCTCGATGATTCGTTGGAATATTTGGAGAGGTTTTTGACCTGCCTTGGTTTCAACCAGTCGTCTTTGCTGAGTTTTTCTTTATCTTGGGCGGCGTTCACGGTGGTCGGGGTTTTGGTCCCGGTTTTAGCGCTGGAACTTTCTGATTGCGACGGTTGTGAGATGTACCAGATTAAGAATTTCGAGGTCGGTATCGTGGCTTCTCAGGCTTGTTTGGCGGCCGTTTCTTTGTTTTGCATTTCGTTTAATCTCCGAAAGTACGGCATCCGTAGGTTTCTGTTCGTTGATCGATACGGTGGTCAAATGGTTCGCTTTACCGATCTCTATGTTAAGCAGATTGCG GCTTCTATGCGCCTGCTGATATGGTGGTTGCTTCCATGCTTTATTTTGAAGACTGTGCGTGAGGTTATTCGAATTTTATATGTGCAACACGATTCACGGTGGATATCTGTTGCTATTTCAGTACCTTTGACTTTGTCCTGGACTTATGTTAGTACGATTAGCCTATCCGCCAGCATCTTGTTTCATTTACTCTGCAACTTGCAATTCATTCACTTTGATGATTATGCGAAACTCTTGGAAAGGGAATCTGATGTTATGGTATTTATAGAGGAGCACATTCGACTGCGGTATCATCTCTCCAAGATAAGCCATAGGTTCCGGATTTTTCTTCTTTTACAGTTCTTGGTTGTCACGGTTAGCCAAGTTGTGACTCTTTTCCAGACAACAGTTTATAGTGGAATGATTAACTTGAGCAATGGCGGTGATTTTGCA ATCTCCGCGATTGTTCAGGTAGTTGGGATCATTCTTTGCTTGCATGCAGCCACCAGAATTTCTCATAGAGCTCAAGGAATTGCATCTTTTGCATGTAGATGGCATGCATTGGCGACATGTACATCTACTGATGCTTGCCTGAGACATTCAAACAGTTTAGGAAGCATGGAACCTTTAAGTCAATCAAACTTGCTAGATATTACTTTTTCGGAAAGTGATCTGGATTCGATGGATTACATTACCATGCCTACAACCACACAGTTGGCTTCTTATATGTCTTCATATCACAGAAGACAAGCTTTTA TGATGTATTTGCAAGCCAACCCTGGGGGCATTACTATATTTGGATGGACGGTTGATCGCGGACTTATCAACACAATATTTTTCCTTGAACTTACACTG atttaCAGACCGATTGATTGTTCTTAG
- the LOC108450748 gene encoding uncharacterized protein LOC108450748 isoform X1 produces the protein MGDNTQLRSDEEQPPPAQIPLLSSNLQNDAVGALHQRQQEIRTSNRLDDSLEYLERFLTCLGFNQSSLLSFSLSWAAFTVVGVLVPVLALELSDCDGCEMYQIKNFEVGIVASQACLAAVSLFCISFNLRKYGIRRFLFVDRYGGQMVRFTDLYVKQIAASMRLLIWWLLPCFILKTVREVIRILYVQHDSRWISVAISVPLTLSWTYVSTISLSASILFHLLCNLQFIHFDDYAKLLERESDVMVFIEEHIRLRYHLSKISHRFRIFLLLQFLVVTVSQVVTLFQTTVYSGMINLSNGGDFAISAIVQVVGIILCLHAATRISHRAQGIASFACRWHALATCTSTDACLRHSNSLGSMEPLSQSNLLDITFSESDLDSMDYITMPTTTQLASYMSSYHRRQAFMMYLQANPGGITIFGWTVDRGLINTIFFLELTLVTFVLGQTVVFNSA, from the exons atGGGTGATAATACTCAGTTACGATCAGATGAAGAGCAACCGCCTCCCGCGCAAATCCCTTTGCTCAGTTCAAACCTTCAAAACGACGCCGTTGGAGCCCTCCACCAGCGGCAGCAAGAGATCCGAACGAGTAACCGTCTCGATGATTCGTTGGAATATTTGGAGAGGTTTTTGACCTGCCTTGGTTTCAACCAGTCGTCTTTGCTGAGTTTTTCTTTATCTTGGGCGGCGTTCACGGTGGTCGGGGTTTTGGTCCCGGTTTTAGCGCTGGAACTTTCTGATTGCGACGGTTGTGAGATGTACCAGATTAAGAATTTCGAGGTCGGTATCGTGGCTTCTCAGGCTTGTTTGGCGGCCGTTTCTTTGTTTTGCATTTCGTTTAATCTCCGAAAGTACGGCATCCGTAGGTTTCTGTTCGTTGATCGATACGGTGGTCAAATGGTTCGCTTTACCGATCTCTATGTTAAGCAGATTGCG GCTTCTATGCGCCTGCTGATATGGTGGTTGCTTCCATGCTTTATTTTGAAGACTGTGCGTGAGGTTATTCGAATTTTATATGTGCAACACGATTCACGGTGGATATCTGTTGCTATTTCAGTACCTTTGACTTTGTCCTGGACTTATGTTAGTACGATTAGCCTATCCGCCAGCATCTTGTTTCATTTACTCTGCAACTTGCAATTCATTCACTTTGATGATTATGCGAAACTCTTGGAAAGGGAATCTGATGTTATGGTATTTATAGAGGAGCACATTCGACTGCGGTATCATCTCTCCAAGATAAGCCATAGGTTCCGGATTTTTCTTCTTTTACAGTTCTTGGTTGTCACGGTTAGCCAAGTTGTGACTCTTTTCCAGACAACAGTTTATAGTGGAATGATTAACTTGAGCAATGGCGGTGATTTTGCA ATCTCCGCGATTGTTCAGGTAGTTGGGATCATTCTTTGCTTGCATGCAGCCACCAGAATTTCTCATAGAGCTCAAGGAATTGCATCTTTTGCATGTAGATGGCATGCATTGGCGACATGTACATCTACTGATGCTTGCCTGAGACATTCAAACAGTTTAGGAAGCATGGAACCTTTAAGTCAATCAAACTTGCTAGATATTACTTTTTCGGAAAGTGATCTGGATTCGATGGATTACATTACCATGCCTACAACCACACAGTTGGCTTCTTATATGTCTTCATATCACAGAAGACAAGCTTTTA TGATGTATTTGCAAGCCAACCCTGGGGGCATTACTATATTTGGATGGACGGTTGATCGCGGACTTATCAACACAATATTTTTCCTTGAACTTACACTGGTGACCTTCGTACTTGGACAAACCGTAGTCTTCAATTCTGCATGA